From the Gymnogyps californianus isolate 813 chromosome 2, ASM1813914v2, whole genome shotgun sequence genome, one window contains:
- the PRLH gene encoding prolactin-releasing peptide: MWHPISWTPRAQWSPKHLKLVTVCVLVLLISLSFASGQSRPFKHQIDNRSPEIDPFWYVGRGVRPIGRFGKRQLRSSRGSLRPVSRHLDFILNALWEQKVLDTEDNDW; this comes from the exons ATGTGGCATCCGATCTCGTGGACACCACGTGCCCAGTGGTCACCAAAGCACTTAAAGCTGGTCACTGTCTGCGTGCTGGTGCTCTTGATATCGCTCAGCTTTGCTTCAGGACAGAGCAGGCCATTTAAACATCAGATAGACAACAGAA GTCCTGAGATCGATCCTTTTTGGTACGTGGGCCGTGGCGTTCGCCCCATCGGTCGGTTTGGGAAGAGGCAGCTGAGAAGCAGCCGTGGCAGCCTGAGGCCTGTGAGCAGACATCTGGATTTCATCTTGAACGCTTTGTGGGAGCAAAAAGTGTTGGACACAGAAGACAATGACTGGTGA